The following DNA comes from Petrotoga sp. 9PW.55.5.1.
CTTGACTTAGAAAATATCTTAAACAATGAATTAAGTAAATAAAATTATTTGAAGTTTTGGAGGTGTTTCAATGGCTAAGAGAGTCTTAGTAGTCGATGATGCAGCTTTTATGAGAATGATGTTAAAGGACATATTAACAAAAGCTAATTATGAAATAGTTGGAGAAGCGGCTAATGGTCAAGAAGCAGTTGATAAATATCAAGAGCTGAAACCTGATTTTGTTACAATGGATATTACGATGCCCGTAAAAGATGGTATACAAGCTATAAAAGAAATAGTTAAGATTGACCCAAGTGCCAGAATAATCGTATGTAGTGCAATGGGTCAACAAGCTATGGTAATTGAATCTATACAAGCAGGAGCCAAAGATTTTATAGTAAAGCCTTTCCAACCGAACAGAGTTATTGAAGCTTTACAAAAATTGGAGTAATAAAAATGTCTACAGCTTATGCAACTAACACTAGTAACCTCGTTGATGTAACTTTCTGGTTTGTAGCAATAATATTTCTAGTAATTTTATTGTTGATATTATATTTTTTCCTTGCTAAAACAGCAAAAAAAGGTCCAAAAAATAAAGAAATTAAGATGGCAAAAAAATATTATTTGGATAGGAATTTGTATATAGCGATAATAAAAGTATTTGAAGAATATTATGTTACCCTTGTAACTTCTGATTCCACAGAGGTTTTAAGAAAGTTAAATAATGAGGAAGTAGAAGAAATAACAAAAGAAAATCTTAATTTTGTAGACACTCTTTCTAAAGTTTTGAAAAGGGAGAAAACACCAAAAGAAAAGGAAGATAAAAAATCAAAAAAATAATAGTCATATCATTTTTACTTATTATTTCTTTTAATATCGTATACTCACAAAATTTAACTCAAATCCCAGGAATAAACATACAAATCAATACAGAAGAAGAACCAAATAATTTAAATACAACACTCACAATTCTTTTGATAGTAACTGTCTTATCATTAGCTCCTGGCTTTTTAATGCTATTCACCTCTTTTACAAGGATTGTGGTTGTTTTAAGCTTTTTAAGACAGGCCATGGGAACAAGACAAGCCCCGCCCAATCAAGTTATGTTAGCTTTAGCTCTTTTTTTAACTATAATGATCATGTTTCCAGTATTCAATGGAGTATATCAGGAAGCTATTGTACCTTATAACCAAAACGAAATAAGTTATGAAGAAGCTATTCAAATTAGTTGGCAACAATTTAAAAATTTTATGATTTCTGAGATAGTTGCTCATAAAAACGAAGACGATATTTACATGCTAGCATCTTCCATGGGAGAAACAATAGATAATATAGAAGACACTCCATTCCAAATATTAGTTCCAGCCTTTGCAATAAGCGAACTCGAAATAGCTTTTAAAATGAGCATTTTACTTTATTTACCTTTTATAATAGTTGATATGGTTGTTGCAAGTATTCTTCTTTCTATGGGAATGATTATGATTCCACCGATCCTTATATCGTTACCTTTTAAAATAATGATTTTTGTTATGGTAAACGGATGGGACCTTTTGATTGGAGGATTGGTTAGAAGTTTTGTTAGAGGGTGATTTTTTTGAGTGAAGAAGTGTTGATAGAAATTTTTGAAAACGGGATTTTTGTGTTTTTAAGAGTAGTTTCTCCAATACTTATCATAAGTGTGGCAGTTGGGCTAATTATAAGTATATTTCAAGCGGTTACTCAGTTGCATGAACAAACTTTGACTTTTGCACCCAAAATCATCATTACCTTTTTAGTTTTGGCTTTTATATTTTCATGGATAATTCAGAATTTATCTGACTTTACCTTTGAGTTATTCACACGTTATTTAGGAATGGTTTAATTGGTTTTAGAAAATTTATCCTACTCATTATGGGTTTATTTTTTTATATTTGCAAGAATTGCAGGAATAACATTTTTTCTACCTTTTTTTAGTACAAGATTTGCTCCAGTTCAAGTCAAAGCCTTTATAACCCTTTTTATATCGTATTTAGTACTTTTAGAGAACAATGGTACTTTCCCAATTAATTCATCTCCATTAGCCATCGTATTTTATTTAGTAATGAATTTCCTTTTTGGAACCACAGTAGGATTGATAGCAAATATTATATTTTATGCTTTTCAATTTGCTGGAGAAACTATAGGAATACAGATAGGATTTGCTATGGCTAACGTATTTGATCCAGTGACAAACGATGAAATTTCATTAATATCCGAATTCAGTTTTTTACTAAGTGTTTTTCTTTTTTTTCTTTTTAAAGGTCCAATGATACTTTATTCAATTATAATAGATTCATTTGATAAGATACCAATCGTGTTTACCTTTAATCCGGAAGGTTATTTTGTTTTTTCACAGAAATTGTTTGATGTGTTTTCTATTGGAATTCAACTTGCAATGCCTTTAGTTGCATTTATGATTTTGATTAAAGTTGCTCTTGGTATTGTTTCTAGGCTGATTCCACAAGTTAATGTTTTCATGGTTGGTATCCCCTTGGAAATATTGGTAGGATTTTTATTATTAATTGGAGTGATAGTAATTTGGGAAGATCAATTTTCATATCTTTTTTTTCAACTAATCGAATGGATAAGAAAATCTATGATGCTCCTATCTCAATAGATCTTCAACTTTTTGCCGATCCTGACAAAACTGAAGATCCTACTCCAAGACGTTTAGAAAAAGCAAGAGAAGAAGGAAATATTCCTCAATCTAATGAATTTAATATGGCTATTAGTTTTTTAAGCATGTCCCTTTTTTTATGGGTAATCTTTGAAGCTTTGATAGATGATATATTCAGAGTGTTTAATGATTATTTATCTTTAGATGTAGAGTTTTTACCTGAAAATATACTTAATTATGAATTGACAGCTCATATGAATTTATACCTTAAGTTGATAATGTTTTTCGCAGTTGCAGTGATAGTATCAATTCTATTAGGAATGATTCAAACAAAATTTTTATTCACTTTTAAATCTTTAAAGTTGGATTTGGGTAAAATCATTCCTATTAAAGGTTTTAAAAGAATGTTCTCTCTTAGATCAGTAATTGAATTAATCAAGGCTCTTCTCAAATTAACAGTTTTAGGTTTTATGACTTATAATATTATAAAATCAAATTGGAACAAAATCCTTTCTTTGGCTGAAGAAGAGGTGGGGTTATCGCTTTCAGTTATCTTTGATTTAGTAATAAATGTTCTTTTTCAACTTGGAATAGCGCTACTTTTGCTAAGTTTATTCGACTTTTGGTATCAAAGGTATGAATACAAGAAAGAATTAAAAATGAGTAAATACGAAGTAAAACAAGAGCACAAAGAAATAGAAGGTAATCCGGAAATTAAACAAAAACAAAGAGAAATAATGAGAAATTTAGCTAGAACCAGAATGATGCAAAAAGTTCCAGAGGCAGATGTAGTAGTAACTAATCCTACTCATTACGCGGTAGCTATTGAATACAATCCAGAAAAAATGGGTGCCCCTGTAGTTGTAGCAAAAGGGAAAGATGAAGTAGCTTTCAAAATTAGAGATATTGCTTTTAAAAGTGGTGTGCCTATATTAGAAAGACCTCAAATTGCTAGAAAATTGTATCAAGAAGTAGATATAAATGAAGAAATACCAGAAGATATGTACACATTAGTAGCAGAAGTCTTAGCATATGTTTATAAACTACAATAAATTTTCTTCTGTGTATAACTGGGGGTTATACCATGAAAATGAATTTTAAAGGTTTTGATATTGTTATTTCCATATTGATTGTGGGAATAGTTATTTTGATGGTTATACCAATACCACCTTTTTTATTAGATTTCCTACAACTTTTGAATATAATCCTATCAATAGTTATTCTACTTGCTACCTTATACTTAAGAAGGGCTTTGGATATTTCTATATTCCCTTCTTTATTGTTGGTAATGACTATCTTTAGATTAGCCTTAAACGTATCTTCTACGCGTTTAATTCTACTTAACGGGAAAAATTTCGAAGGTAAAGTTATAAGAGCTTTTGGAGATTTTGTAGTAGGAGGAAATTATATTGTTGGTATTATAATATTTCTGATACTTGTTATAATACAATTTCTTGTTATAACTAAGGGTACAGAAAGGATTTCAGAAGTTGCAGCTAGATTTACTTTGGATGCAATGCCTGGAAAGCAAATGAGTATAGACGCTGATTTATCTTCAGGATTGATAAATGAAGAGCAAGCAAGGCAAAGTAGAGAAGATATAAGAAGAGAAGCGGATTTCTACGGTGCTATGGATGGAGCTAGTAAATTTGTTAGAGGGGATGCAATAGCTGGTTTGATCATAACGTTGATAAATTTAGTAGGTGGTTTAATAATAGGTATGATGCAACAAGGATTATCGATTGGTGAAGCTGCAGAAATATTTGCCTTATTAACCGTTGGAGATGGACTCGTAGCTCAGATTCCTGCATTATTAATCTCAACATCCGCTGGGATGATAGTTTCTAGAGCAGCATCTAAAGATAATTTTGGAAGAGATTTAATCATACAATTAACCCAAGATACCAGGGTTTTAAATATTTCTGGAGGTATTTTAATAATTTTAGGTTCGCTAACTCCTATTCCAGTATTCCCCTCATTGATATTAGGTGGGGGATTGTTGTTTGTTGCTTATATTAACCTTCAAAACGAAAAGCAAAAACCAGTCTTACAAAGTGTTGGAGCTTCCGAAGGTACTGAAGAAATAGGTAGTTCGGGAACTGGTTCTGGACGTAGAGGCAAAAATATTCCCGGTGTTTTTTTACCTCCTTTAACTAGCCCTGAAGAAGTTTCAGAGGTTTTACAAGGAGATACAATTGAAATAGATATAGGATATGGTCTGATTCCTCTAGCTGATCCAAACCAAGGAGGAGATCTTCTAGATAGAATAACTGTTGTAAGAAAGCAACTAGCCTATGAACTAGGAATAATAATTTCTCCAATTAGAATAAGAGATAGTGTTCTATTAAGTTCGAATGAATATGTTATTAAATTGAGAGGAGTTGAAGTAGGAAGATTTGAATTAATACCTGAAAGATTATTAGCTATAAATTCCGGAATGGCTTCTGAGGAATTACCGGGGATAAAAACTAAAGAACCTGCATTTGGACTTGATGCCTTTTGGATAGATGAAAGTTTAAAAGAAGAAGCTATTGAAAAAGGATACACAACCGTTGATGCTCCTAGTGTTTTTGCTACACATCTTTCTGAAATGATTAAAAAATATGCCCATGAGATTATAGGTATCAAAGAAGTGGAAATTTTAGTAGATGGCTTAAGAGTCGAATATGCTTCTCTTGTTGATATTCTTATCCCTACAATGTTAAAAATGCATGAAGTCAAAAAGATCTTAAGTGCACTTTTATACGAAAAAGTTTCTATAAGAAATTTATCATTAATTTTTGAAAGTTTGATTGAAGCTGCTGATAAATATGGAAACAATATTGAAAAGTTGGTAGAAAATATTAGGCAAGCACTTGGAAGACAGATTGTTGAAAGTTTAAAATCTGAAGATGGAGAATTACACGCTGTGGCGTTAGATCCAAATATTGAAAAGAAAATCTCCGAATCAACTATTGAAGGAGATTATGGTAGAATCCTTGTTTTAAATCCCGAATATTCTAACGTTCTAGTACACAAAATTTCAAAATCCCTCGAAAATATGATGATAAAAGGATATAACCCTGTTTTGATATGTTCAAAAAATATCAGATATCCATTTGCTAGATTTATCTTAAAATTTATACAAAATATTAACATAATTGCTTATGAGGAAATTCCTTCTGATACTTCTCTTAGTGTCAATGAAATTGTGGAATTTGAAGGAGGAAACTCCGATGCAAATTAAAAAGCTAACCGTTAAAAGTATTTCCGAAGCCATGGATAAGATTAGAAAAGAATTTGGCGAGGATGCTTATATTTTGGAAACAAAAAAAGTAAAAAAAGGTGGCTTTTTTGGTATTGGAGGTCAAAAATATTTAGAGGTAACAGTTTTAAGTGAGAATAACGAAATAAGACAAGACAAAAAAACCGATGATAAAATAAAAAAAGCTTCAAATAGCACTTATTCTTTAACCGATTTGTTAAAAAGGAATTCTGAATCAACTTATAGAACAAATAATAAACATCAAATAAATAACTCATATCAACAAAATCTTGATGAAAAAATCTTAAACTCTGAATTTTTAAACTTTATTGAAAAAAACAGACAAATTTCTGCTAAATTAGACGAAAGCGCTAAATCTTTCTACCAGAAAAATGAAAATAAAAATAATATGGAAAGTATCCCAAATCAAAATATCCCAAAAGAAAGTCTTCAACTTGATGAATTAAAAAAAATGGTTCAAAATTTAAATAAAAAAATGGAAGTCAACAATCAGTATCTAATGGATATAAAAGAAGAACTTTACAACAAGTCTTATTCAAAAAATTTTATTCGAAGTTTTTTATCCACCCTGGAAGATATAAAAATTGAAGAAAATTGGAAAAAACAAGAAATAATTAAAAACAGATTTGAAAAACGCCTTACCCAATGTATTAATACAAAAAATTTCTATGAAATTAAAGGAAAAGTTATGTTTATTGGTCCTACAGGAGTGGGTAAAACTACTACTTTGGCAAAAATAGCAGCAAAATTAAAAAAAGAAAGTAAAAAAGTTGCTATTGTAACGATAGATACATATAGAATCGCCGCAACTGACCAATTAAAAACTTATGCAGACATATTAGACCTTCCGTTATATGTATGCTATACCCCACAAGATTTAAAATTTACATTAGAATCTTTATTGAGCTACGATACTATACTTATAGATACAGCAGGTAGAAGTCATAAAAACAATCTACAAATGGGGGAACTAAAAGTTTATATAGATACCATTAAACCTGATTTTACTATAATGTTGATTTCATCAAATATAAATTGTGAAGATATGATGCACATTTTCGATAGTTATAGTTACTTAAATCCTGATGAATTGATTTTCACAAAATTAGATGAAACTTCTTCTTATGGGCAAATTTTTTCTTTTTTAGATTACTCAGGTCTACCTTTCTTAGGAATAACGGATGGACAAAGAGTCCCTGAAGATATAAAATTTGCCTCAAAAGAGTGGTTAATAGAACTGGCAGTCGAGGAGGTATTCAAATGAACCGTATATATCATGATCAGGCCGCTAGCTTAAGAGAAGAATTCATAAATGTACCAACAAAAATAATTACTGTATTAAGCGGCAAAGGAGGAGTTGGAAAATCTATATTTTCAGTTAATATTGCAACTGATTTAGCCTCCAAAGGTAAAAAGGTTTTGTTGTTTGATTCTGATGCAGGTTTTGCAAACGCTTCAATATTACTTGGAAACAGTTTAAAAAATACGTTGAGCGATTATATGAAAGGCAATATATCTTTCAGAGATTGTGTACAAGAAACTAATTATGGGGTAAAAATAATTAGTACAGGTTTTGACTTTACTGATTGGCAAATATTCCAAAATAATTTTAATGATTCTATATTAAATGAATTTTTAATTTTGTTAAGAGATATAGATTATTTTATAATAGATGTAGGAGCAGGATATTCTGAAAAGTTAAACAACTTTTATATAAACTCCGATACTATTTTTCTTGTTACTGTTCCAGAACCAACAGCAATAGTCAATGGTTATACATTATTGAAGGCTTTATCTTTGCTGAAAGTCGAAGGAGAAATAGAAATAATATTGAATATGGTAAAAAACAAGAATGAAGTAAACAGTGTAAAATCTGTTTTATCTAACACAACGAGAAGATTTCTTAACAGAGAAATCAAAAATTTTTATGAAATATCTTATGATGAGAATGTACATTTAAGTGTAAAGAGACAAATCCCTTTGGTTTCATTAAAAAGTAGCAGTAGATTTTCAAAAGATATAATGAGCATAACAACAAATATTTTAAATCTAAAAGTAGAACATCCTATTAGCTTCACAATGCGTTTAAAACAGATTTTTAGCAAAAGTAGTACTAATTAAAAATTAATTTTTATTTAGGAGTTTGATATGTCTGAATTT
Coding sequences within:
- the flhB gene encoding flagellar biosynthesis protein FlhB — protein: MDKKIYDAPISIDLQLFADPDKTEDPTPRRLEKAREEGNIPQSNEFNMAISFLSMSLFLWVIFEALIDDIFRVFNDYLSLDVEFLPENILNYELTAHMNLYLKLIMFFAVAVIVSILLGMIQTKFLFTFKSLKLDLGKIIPIKGFKRMFSLRSVIELIKALLKLTVLGFMTYNIIKSNWNKILSLAEEEVGLSLSVIFDLVINVLFQLGIALLLLSLFDFWYQRYEYKKELKMSKYEVKQEHKEIEGNPEIKQKQREIMRNLARTRMMQKVPEADVVVTNPTHYAVAIEYNPEKMGAPVVVAKGKDEVAFKIRDIAFKSGVPILERPQIARKLYQEVDINEEIPEDMYTLVAEVLAYVYKLQ
- the fliP gene encoding flagellar type III secretion system pore protein FliP (The bacterial flagellar biogenesis protein FliP forms a type III secretion system (T3SS)-type pore required for flagellar assembly.); translation: MKKIIVISFLLIISFNIVYSQNLTQIPGINIQINTEEEPNNLNTTLTILLIVTVLSLAPGFLMLFTSFTRIVVVLSFLRQAMGTRQAPPNQVMLALALFLTIMIMFPVFNGVYQEAIVPYNQNEISYEEAIQISWQQFKNFMISEIVAHKNEDDIYMLASSMGETIDNIEDTPFQILVPAFAISELEIAFKMSILLYLPFIIVDMVVASILLSMGMIMIPPILISLPFKIMIFVMVNGWDLLIGGLVRSFVRG
- a CDS encoding response regulator — protein: MAKRVLVVDDAAFMRMMLKDILTKANYEIVGEAANGQEAVDKYQELKPDFVTMDITMPVKDGIQAIKEIVKIDPSARIIVCSAMGQQAMVIESIQAGAKDFIVKPFQPNRVIEALQKLE
- a CDS encoding P-loop NTPase; this encodes MNRIYHDQAASLREEFINVPTKIITVLSGKGGVGKSIFSVNIATDLASKGKKVLLFDSDAGFANASILLGNSLKNTLSDYMKGNISFRDCVQETNYGVKIISTGFDFTDWQIFQNNFNDSILNEFLILLRDIDYFIIDVGAGYSEKLNNFYINSDTIFLVTVPEPTAIVNGYTLLKALSLLKVEGEIEIILNMVKNKNEVNSVKSVLSNTTRRFLNREIKNFYEISYDENVHLSVKRQIPLVSLKSSSRFSKDIMSITTNILNLKVEHPISFTMRLKQIFSKSSTN
- the fliR gene encoding flagellar biosynthetic protein FliR, which produces MVLENLSYSLWVYFFIFARIAGITFFLPFFSTRFAPVQVKAFITLFISYLVLLENNGTFPINSSPLAIVFYLVMNFLFGTTVGLIANIIFYAFQFAGETIGIQIGFAMANVFDPVTNDEISLISEFSFLLSVFLFFLFKGPMILYSIIIDSFDKIPIVFTFNPEGYFVFSQKLFDVFSIGIQLAMPLVAFMILIKVALGIVSRLIPQVNVFMVGIPLEILVGFLLLIGVIVIWEDQFSYLFFQLIEWIRKSMMLLSQ
- the flhA gene encoding flagellar biosynthesis protein FlhA, which translates into the protein MNFKGFDIVISILIVGIVILMVIPIPPFLLDFLQLLNIILSIVILLATLYLRRALDISIFPSLLLVMTIFRLALNVSSTRLILLNGKNFEGKVIRAFGDFVVGGNYIVGIIIFLILVIIQFLVITKGTERISEVAARFTLDAMPGKQMSIDADLSSGLINEEQARQSREDIRREADFYGAMDGASKFVRGDAIAGLIITLINLVGGLIIGMMQQGLSIGEAAEIFALLTVGDGLVAQIPALLISTSAGMIVSRAASKDNFGRDLIIQLTQDTRVLNISGGILIILGSLTPIPVFPSLILGGGLLFVAYINLQNEKQKPVLQSVGASEGTEEIGSSGTGSGRRGKNIPGVFLPPLTSPEEVSEVLQGDTIEIDIGYGLIPLADPNQGGDLLDRITVVRKQLAYELGIIISPIRIRDSVLLSSNEYVIKLRGVEVGRFELIPERLLAINSGMASEELPGIKTKEPAFGLDAFWIDESLKEEAIEKGYTTVDAPSVFATHLSEMIKKYAHEIIGIKEVEILVDGLRVEYASLVDILIPTMLKMHEVKKILSALLYEKVSIRNLSLIFESLIEAADKYGNNIEKLVENIRQALGRQIVESLKSEDGELHAVALDPNIEKKISESTIEGDYGRILVLNPEYSNVLVHKISKSLENMMIKGYNPVLICSKNIRYPFARFILKFIQNINIIAYEEIPSDTSLSVNEIVEFEGGNSDAN
- the fliQ gene encoding flagellar biosynthesis protein FliQ — translated: MIFLSEEVLIEIFENGIFVFLRVVSPILIISVAVGLIISIFQAVTQLHEQTLTFAPKIIITFLVLAFIFSWIIQNLSDFTFELFTRYLGMV
- the flhF gene encoding flagellar biosynthesis protein FlhF; the encoded protein is MQIKKLTVKSISEAMDKIRKEFGEDAYILETKKVKKGGFFGIGGQKYLEVTVLSENNEIRQDKKTDDKIKKASNSTYSLTDLLKRNSESTYRTNNKHQINNSYQQNLDEKILNSEFLNFIEKNRQISAKLDESAKSFYQKNENKNNMESIPNQNIPKESLQLDELKKMVQNLNKKMEVNNQYLMDIKEELYNKSYSKNFIRSFLSTLEDIKIEENWKKQEIIKNRFEKRLTQCINTKNFYEIKGKVMFIGPTGVGKTTTLAKIAAKLKKESKKVAIVTIDTYRIAATDQLKTYADILDLPLYVCYTPQDLKFTLESLLSYDTILIDTAGRSHKNNLQMGELKVYIDTIKPDFTIMLISSNINCEDMMHIFDSYSYLNPDELIFTKLDETSSYGQIFSFLDYSGLPFLGITDGQRVPEDIKFASKEWLIELAVEEVFK
- a CDS encoding flagellar biosynthetic protein FliO; this translates as MSTAYATNTSNLVDVTFWFVAIIFLVILLLILYFFLAKTAKKGPKNKEIKMAKKYYLDRNLYIAIIKVFEEYYVTLVTSDSTEVLRKLNNEEVEEITKENLNFVDTLSKVLKREKTPKEKEDKKSKK